cagcatgtgaagacgtacagaaaatgtttgacctctgtcattgccaacaaagggtatataacaaagtattgagataaacttttgttattgaccaaatacttattttccgccataatttgcaaataaattcataaaaaatcctacaatgtgattttctggattttttctctaattttgtcagtcatagttgaagtgtacctatgatggaaattacaggcctatctcatctttttaagtgggagaacttgcacacttggtggctgaataaatacttttttgccccactgtaactgaAAGTAGTGAAAGTACTGCCTTTGAGTTTTAGCTTATTTTTCGCTGCTCTATTCTCTTATACAATGAGGGAAATGTTGCCCATAGGGTATGAATACAATAAAGTTAGGTCAAACTCACTTTCTCTGACAAGGCCTCATACTCTCCTGCCCGGACAGAGGGAAGAGATCTCCTGTTCTCTTTCCTCGCTGCTTCTCCATAAAGATACACTATGGAGAAACAACAACGTGTCTTATTCACCTGTATGTGGCTTTTTGCGAGCAATACCATATGGGATAGAATACACAGAACCAAGGGGCACTGCACTAAAACTGACCTTGTGGCTTTGTCTACAGCAAAGTAAATGGCCAATGTGTTAACTATAGGTCAATAGGTCAGAGAGGAAAACCTACCAGGTACATGCATCACATCTGTTAAGTGCTGGGCAAAAATGTTGGCACAGTTGACACAGTCGTCCATTGTGACATTCTGGACAGGGATGAAGGGACACACGTCCATGGCGCCCATCCGTGGATGCTCCCCTACAACAAACGTACATACTATtccactaaacacactaaacaactTATCAACAGTACTTAGTCACACCTTATTTGCACTTAAAGTGAGGTGGAGAGGAGTTGTGGTATTTCTGAACTATggcgtcagcatttgtgggttcgattacaggctcaaaatggccagaaacatggccttctgaaactcgtcagtctattcttattctgagaaatgaaggctattccatgtgagaaattgccaagaaacggaaGATTTCGTACAAAGCTGCGTactgctcccttcacagaacagagcaaactggctctaaccagaatagaaagaggagtgggaggccccggtgcacaactgatcaAGAGGActagtacattagagtgtctagtttgagaaacatactcctcacaagtcctcaactggcagcttcattaaatggtacccgcaaaacaccagtctcaacatcaacagcgaagaggcgactctgggatgctggtctTCGAGGCAGGTGTATTGTGTTAATCACACCAGACTACTACTAACGGTTTCCTTCTGCTGTGCCAACAGATAATCCACTTTCTGTATCTCCCATGCCTACTCACCTTTTTGTTCCGGCCCTCTGAGAAGTTGGGCACACACTCCACCAGCTTAGCCATGTATGCGTAATAATCACAGAGTCGGGTCATCCGAGACAAGGAATCAGACCAATTTAAGGCATACGTttattccccctttctctctgctcCACGAGCACATACCAACCCATCCAGTCTGTCTCTTCATCCCCAAACGGGACATTTAAGCAGTCTGTCCATCTGTAACGTTGGTTGAATCATTAACTTGCTCTATTGTCCTCTTATCTAGGGCAGCTGGCAGTGATTCCCAGGCTGCTCTAGTCTAAtatttaccaggacctagtgcgGATGGTGCCAGCCACTCATGCAACATTCACAGACACAAATCCCTGAGTCACCATAGGTTAGACTTAAATACTGGAGCACCAGATGTGAAGGGTGAAGGAATAAATCCAGTATGATCAAAGGAAGTATCCAAGCTGACAGACGGATAGCTGGTGAACTCTCCACTCTAGCTGTTACCTCTGCGTTCTCACCACAGCCATAGTAAACACTTGGCTAAGTCCTATTAGATGATATCTCAGGATCAGAGATGGCAATTTCAATAATTATGATTGAAATGCGAAGTGGTGCACAGATCTAGCCCCACCGCTGCATTACGATATTGCATTCAATGCTAATTCCTAAATAGTACACAAAATATGCACCATCACCAATATGATTTGTTAAATCTGAATCAAAGAGCTTCATGTTGGTTATTATTAGCTATGGCAGTAGTGACTCTTTTATAGCCTCTGTGACCTTTGATCCAACGGATTAAACAGTCTATAATGGTCAAACATACTCAGCAGTCAGCATTGATCTAGGTGATCAAAGCATTACTCAGCTAAGTAGCAGTCAAGCAGGCCGATTCTTATTATCCACATTGACAGGTCAACTAGTTTGTTTTTATACAAGATGCATCCTACTGCTTTGGTCTTGTTACGCTGAAGATGCAACCACTGAGGCTATAGGCTGTGCTATCCAGCCCAGTGTTTCTGAAACCTGTTTCTGTGCTAGGGACTGTGTTCTAGCCAACTGTTAAAGGATTAACTAACATCAATTAATGAACACCTGTCTATGGTTGCATCACATCATCCTCCcccaaaacaaacaaatacagttgGCTGGACTGGTTAATGAGTAATGCTACAGAGGGGATCTGGATGGATTGAGCTGCTTTTTTAGAACTGGGCACTAAACAGACAAATATTTGAGCGTTTATTGGTGCAGTGGAACACTCCTCCTACTACCTGGTCCTATTGGCATACATTAACTTCAATGCCTATGAATAAAAACAGATAAttgtttaaataaaatgaaaGTCTAACTCCTTGTTTCACTCTGTGATCAACTCAAACTTTAGTTGCTCAATATGTAGGATGCAGATCATCCGAAAAAGGGTGTTCATGTTATGTACACACTTCACAATTGTGAGTATAAATAAAATGAATAGTATCAAAAACTACCACTCTGTTATTATCAATGTAACTAAGGTTTATATTTATGCATGTAGTAATGGGAGTGTGGCTCAGTTGAGAGAATGTGGATCAACACCCTTTTTTCATGGGCCTCAAAGTCAAAACGCACAAAAATGACAACCATGAAATACACCAGTAGATGTAAAGTACTCCACAAATTCCTATATAATTAGATAAGAGGTAGCATATCGAAAATATGAATTTCATTATTTTGGCCGTGATGGAGAGCTTCAAATCCATGAAGCATTGAAGGTCAATTGTGACTTTTttcaaatgtaacctttatttaactaggcaagtcacttaattaagaacacattcttatttacaatgacggcctacaccagccaaaccttaAACAGGACAActctgggacaattgtgcgccaccaTATGAGACTCTCaaacacggccggttgtgatacaacctggaatcgaaacagggtctgtagtgacgccactagcactgagatgcagtgccttagaccgctgcgccactcgggatccCGACTGATTGAATTATCTacaaataataatcataataatcattATTTGTAGATCTCTCATTCGGGAGTCGCCCACTGTCGGCTGCAATGTAGAACAAGTGCATAATATTGAAGGTCCAAAACAGAAAAAGACGGAAATAGTCACGAAACTTTCCCAGCGGATCACTTGAGGCACGTCTGAGTTGAAAGGTTGAACGCAGTTGCGCTCTCGCGAGATTCGTTGCCTGTTTTCACAACAGAaacatatttttatattttacgAAACGTTTTTCTAAAATATCCAAGCGCTGCATAGAATGCTGGCTACAGGAGCAGTAAGTACACAAACGATATTGCTAGCTTGCAAGCGTTATCTAGCTAGGTTAACAAGAGCTTAcacaaggtttttttttttttttttgctagcACAAGGCCAGTTACTGTCCTGACTTTGGCCAGTAGAGTTGCTATTAGCTAGCTAATGCTAAACGTGTTACAAAGATGTTTCGAACACCTCTTGTGGTAAACTGTTTGGATAATACATGCATTTGAATGAGCTAGTTATGGTAGCTAACTATGGTGGCGAACTATTTGGGAGAAAGTTACTGTATCCATGACAGTAACGTTAATTGACATATTGTTGTTGACAGTTGTTAGCTACCGTACagtagccagccagctagctccCTAGCTAACTCATTCATTCATGCAGGTGGCTAGAAACccattgcatttacatttacattacatttaagtcatttagcagacgctcttatccagagcgacttacaaattggtgcattcaccttatgacatcctagCCCTGTTGTTAATTCAAACACTTTGTCAATTTAGCTCAATGTGTCCACCTCTCCTGTAAAACAGGCTGTAACCACGGCTCTGGCCCAAGTGGATAGGGAAAAGATCTACCAGTGGATCAACGAGCTGTCCAGCCCAGAGACCCGTGAGAATGCCCTGCTCGAGCTCAGTAAAAAACGGGAGTCCGTGCCAGATTTGGCTCCAATGCTATGGCACTCCTGTGGGACTATAGCTGCTCTCCTGCAGGTAAGATTGCGGACGACACTAACTGGCCAGTCTCCAGCAAGATGGAGCATGGTTTTCCTCTGTGAGTGTGGCTCTAAACTTGATGATGACCCGCTTCATACTCTTTCATAAATAGGAAATAGTCAACATCTACCCCTCAATAAACCCCCCAACCCTCACCGCTCACCAGTCCAACAGAGTATGCAATGCATTAGCACTTCTGCAATGCGTGGCCTCTCATCCAGAGACAAGGTGGGTCCCTTgatttctctctcatcatgattGAATTGAACAGTGCACTTATCCAAAACAGTCAGTGTATTTTCTTCTATATGATGTGAAATGTGTAACTTATGTACTGTTGTTTTTCACAGATCGGCATTTCTGGCAGCTCACATTCCTCTATTCCTGTACCCCTTCTTACACACTGTCAGCAAAACACGACCATTTGAGTACCTCCGACTCACCAGCCTAGGAGTCATCGGTAAATATCCTTTATATCATTTTTGTGCTTCTATTGCTATGATGCCTTGTCTCTGTCTtttcttctctctatctcactctctgatGTTGTCATTGCCTAAGTAATGAAATTATCCAATTACTTTGACAATACAGTATGTGTCATGTATGTTTCTCTATAACTTGTTCCTGTTTGATTGGCAGGTGCCTTGGTCAAAACAGATGAGCAGGAAGTGATCAACTTCCTGTTGACGACAGAAATCATTCCCCTGTGCCTTCGCATAATGGAGTCTGGCAGTGAGCTTTCCAAAACGGTATCTCTCGCAGTAGCGCTCTGgttctgtagctctctctctctctctctgtagctctctctgttagaggtcgaccgattatgatttttcaatgccgataacGATTATTGAAGTAccaaaaagctgataccgattaatctgattatttatttattttttaaatgttatttttatttgtaataatgacaattacaacaatactgaatgaacacttattttaacttaatataatacagcaataaaatcaatttagcctcaaataaataatgaaacattttcaatttggtttaaataatgcaaaagcaAAGTGTTGGAGAATAAAGTGCAATAGTGTGAATATGtgaagtgcaatatgtgccatgtaaaaaagcttacgtttaagttccttgatcagaacatgagaacatatgaaagctggtggttgcttttaacatgagtcttcaatattcccaggtaagaagttttaggttgtagttattataggaattataggactatttctctctataccatttgtatttcatatacagtgggggaaaaaagtatttagtcagccaccaattgtgcaagttctccgacttaaaaagatgaggcctgtaattttcatcataggtacacttcaactatgacagacaaaaggagaagaaaaaaattccagaaaatcacattgtagtatttttttatgaatttatttgcaaattacggtggaaaatacacttttgttattgaccaaatacttacctcaatactttgttatatacccgtTGTTGGCAATGAGagttcaaacgttttctgtaagtcttcacaaggttttcacacactgttgctggtattttggcccattcctccatgcagatctcctctagagtagtgatgttttggggctgttgctggagaacacagactttcaactccctccaaagattttctatggggttgagatctggagactggctaggccactccaggaccttgaaatgcttcttacgaagccactccttcgttgcccgggcggtgtgtttgggatcattgtcatgctgaaagacccagccacgtttaatcttcaatgcccttgctgatggaaggaggttttcactcaatctcacgatacatggccccattcattctttcctttacacggatcagtcgtcctggtccctttgcagaaaaacagccccaaagcatgatgtttccacccccatgcttcacagtaggtatggtgttctttggatgcaactcagcaatcTTTGTCCtacaaacacgacgagttgagtttttaccaaaaagttatattttggtttcatctgaccatatgacatcctcccaatcttctggatcatccaaatgctctctagcaaacttcagatgggcctggacatgtactggcttaagcagggggacacgtctggcactgcaggatttgagtccctggcggcatagtgtgttactgatggtaggctttgttactttggtcccagctctctgcaggtcattcactaggtgtggttctgggatttttgctcactgttcttgtgatcattttgaccccacggggtgagatcttgcgtggagccccagatcgagggagattatcagtggtcttgtatgtcttccatttcctattaattgctcccacagttgatttcttcaaaccaagctgcttacctattgcagattcagtcttcccagcctggtgcaggtctacaattttgtttctggtgtcctttgacagctctttggtcatggccatagtggagtttggagtgtgactgtttgaggttgtggacaggtgtcttttatactgataacaagttcaaacaggtgccattaatacaggtaacgagtggaggacagaggagcctcttaaagaagaagttacaggtctgagagccagaaatcttgcttgtttgtagttgACCAAAGACttatttttccaccataatttgcaaataaattcattaaaaatcctacaacgtgattttctggattttttttcctaattttgtctgtcatagttgaagtgtacctatgatgacaattacaggcctctcatctttttaagtgggagaactggcacaattggtggatgactaaatacttttttgccccactgtacctttgactattgaatgttcttataggcactatagtattgccagtgtaacagtatagcttctgtccctctcctcgcccctacctgggctcgaaccatgAACACaccgacaacagccaccctcgaagcagcgttacccatgcagagcaaggggaacaactactccaagtctcagagcgagtgacgtttgaaacactattagcgcgcaccccgctaactagctagccatttcacatcggttacatcagcctcatctcaggagttgataggtttgaagtcataaagagCTCAATGTTTGAAGCATTGCGAATAGCTGCTTTCCTTAAACTCACTAAAgtgttgtttgaatgaatgctttcgagcctgctggtgcctactatcgctcagtcagactgctctatcaaatcatagacttaattataccataataacacacagaaatacaagccttagcttctggattcgaccatattaattacctatcatctcgaaaacaaaacgtttattctttcagtgaaatacggaaccgttacgtattttatctaacgggtggcaaccctaagtctaaatattgctgttacattgcacaaccttcaatgtaatgtcataattatgtaaaattctggcaaattagtttgtaACGAGCCAgtcagcccaaactgttgcatataccctgactgcgtgcaatgaacgcaagagaagtgacacaatttcacctggctaatattgcctgctaacctggatttcttttagctaaatatgcaggtttaaaaaatatacttctttgtattgattttaagaaagttgatgtttatggttaggtacgaTTGTGCCTTTTTTGCAAATGCgattttgttaaatcatcccccgtttgtcAAAGttgcctgtctatttcttcctaacaaagtcttcacacagttcacaacgagcaaggcggcccaaactgctgcatataccctgactctgttgcaagagaagtgacacaattttccTAGttcaaataaattaatgttagcaggcaatattaagtAAAAATGcagctttaaaaaatatatacttgtgtattgattttaagaaaggcattgatgtttatggttaggtacacgttgaaGCAacaacagtcctttttcgcgaatgcgcacccCATCGATTAAATGCAACgcagtaatatcatcaaccatgtgtagttaactagtgattttgattgttttttataagaggtttaatgctagctagcaacttaccttggcttcttactgcattcgcgtaacaggcaggctcctcgtggatgcaatgtggttagagcgttggactagttaaccgtaaggttgcaaaattaaatccccgagctgacaaggtaaaaatctgtcgttctgcccctgaacaaggcagttaacccaccgttcctaggccgtcattgaaaataagaatgtgttcttaactgacttgtcaagTTAAATAAAGCTGTAAAAAAaaggtgtccaaaaatacagattgtaatgaaaacttgaaattggccctaattaatcggccattccgattaatcggtcgacctctagctcatagcctgtcttctcttgagagccaggtctgcctacggcagcctttctcaatagcaaggctctgttcactgagtctgtacatagtcaaagctttccttaagtgtGGGTCAGTCTTTTTTAGGGCCAactagcattctagtttgctcagtttttttgttaaatacttgacacattggaaataattatctttttgttttctcatgatttggttgggtctaattgtgttgctggcctggggctctgtgggttctgtttgtgtttgtgagcagagccccaggtgatggctttgttatggaaggtttgggaacctcttccttttaggtggttgtataaATGAAcctctcttttctggattttgatcatttgtgggtattggcctaattctgctctgcatgcattatttggtgttttatgttgtacaaggaggatatttttgcagaattctgcatgcagtttcaatttggtgtttgtccaattttgtaaattcttggttggtgagcggaccccagacctcacagccataaagggcaatgggttctataactgattcaagtatttttttttagccagatcctaattggtatgtcgaattttactttccttttgatggcatagaattcccttcttgccttgtctctcagatcgtctccagctttgtggaagttacctgtggtgctgatgtttaggccaaggtatgtatagttttttttgttttctAGGGCAactgtgtctagatggaatttgtatttgtggtcctggtgactgtaTCTTTTTTGGAACATCATTATTTTGGTTtaactgagatttactgtctgggcccaggtctggcagaatctgtgcagaagatctatgtgctgctgtaggccttccttggttggtgacagaagcaccagatcatcagcaaacagtagacatttgacttcagattctagtagggtgaggccgggtgaggcagactgttctagtgccctcgccaattcgttgatatatatgttgaaaagggtggggcttaagctgcgtccctgtctcaccccacggccccgTGGGAAGAAATGTGGGGTGTTATTTGGCCTATTTTAACCGCACAAtttttgtttgtgtacatggattttataatgtcgtatgtttttcccccaacaccacctcATGCCAAGTTGAGTCGAAGGCTTCGAAGGCAACAAAGCATGGGaatactttgcctttgttttggtttgtttgtcaattagggtgtgcagggtgaatacgtggtctgtcgtacgataatttggtaaaaagacaatttgacattttctcagtccattgttttcactgaggaaatgtatgagtctgctgttaatgataaatatataggattttcccaaggttgctgttgacgcatatcccactgtagtttttggggtcaaatttgtctccacttttgtggattggggtgatcagtccttggttccaaatattgggcaGATGCTAAGgttgatgttaaagagttttagtatagccaattgtaatttgtctgtatattttatcatttcattgaggatactatcaacaccacaggcctttttgggttggagggtttttattttgtcctgtagctcattcaaggtaatttgagaatccagtgggttctggtagtctttcaATAGTTGATTATAAGATTTGATCATGTAAATGTTTTTgctgttctttgttatagagccaaataGATTGGAGAAGTGggttacccatacatctccattttggatagataattcttagtgttgtttgtttagcattttccaattttcccagaagtggttagtctTCAATTACGTTGAGctgatctctgtctctcgcacgctctctctctgtcctctcgctctctgtctctaaagATAAATGTATTTCAACTAGGGATGCACGATTTATCGGTGAACGTATCGAAATCGGCCAATATTAGCTAAAATGCCAATATCGGCATCaccccgatgtctagtttaacgccgacgttaaaaaccgatgtcaaagctaccGTGCACACATATATAACGAAGGTACATGACGTAATAACGCCACGTACAATTTTGCGCTACACGTGCAACTCAGTATTCCTAACCTAGCCCGCAATGTCtactgtgtggatcgagcagtcaattGAAAGAGTAAGacaatttcagcgagacaactcaaaggcgaaatccattaaagccaagatattggcattcattgcccttgacaatcaaccgttctctgccGTGGGTGATATTGGcattcgccgactggtcgagcaccggtacacactcccaagtgcgctatttttcagatgttgccttaccagagttacagtaatagcctcactgctattagcttcacgacatacatactatggaacgccgtttgggtctttgcgtgtgaaaaaagatacagtagcactgtcaaagttGTACAAAacaagtctgcaaacaagcaaacaccggacacgaacgatgtgtttacaataccgcatttgtaataaagcatcatttgttcgaccgcaacttctaggatagctaactttagcttggtatctagctagcaccaatacaaccagcctgaaaacaatgaccagtagaaactactattattactattattcttagctatgatttaggaatccttatgagtaagtattagctaggttgccacttgttgttcgcctattgaaattgaacttcagtttaTGAAAATAAATGGCTATctagctacttaaccctgtttcGCAAAGCTAACTTTATAAGCAGCCAGCtcgcttcatctggctagtgaggctcgccGGACCAGGTTGTGTCGTGAAGCTAGCCACCgcaaggattaggcacaatagtggaatttgcagtttTCCTTCAATATAAAAGTATGACATTggcagtgatgcaaatgaatataAATTGTattatgccatacttttattttgaagggtaactgcaaagtccactattgtggctaatccttattgtggttggcttcacatagatgggtctgatcaccattaatcaaataagaaatgtcttataaattagggttattttagatgacacctagctaaATAGTTAGCAAGCTAACTATAGCTACAGAAACCGGTTACGTCATGTTATTTGAaacgtcaaatagtgttatttgacgtgtatcttttttgacacgcaaagacccaaacggcgttccatagaaatccttgTTGAGAAGGAAACAagtgaacaacgaaacagcacagcaagtaagtgaaaggaAGTGGTTTTGATTATGTTTCACTGGTAATAGGGACCTACGTAAATGCCACCAAAATAACCTTTTGgtctgtgtgtgtaaccttttatttaactaggcaagtccgttaagaacattattatttacaatgacggactaccccggccaaacccggatgatgctgggccaattgtgccccgacctatgggactccctaacacggtcggatgtgatatagcctggattcgaaccagcgattgtagtgacgcctcttgcaatgagatgcagtggcttagactgctgcgtccgtgtgtgtgtgttaactatttaactgtactagaatgcttaaaaggccgcaaAAATTTGAATATCGGTTATCagtattgttttttgtttttttgcatggaaaatatcagatatcggtatcggccaaaaatgtcatatcggtgcatcactaattTCAACCCAAATTTTTTTGTCTGACAGGTAGCAACTTTTATACTACAGAAAATCCTACTTGATGACACAGGGCTGGCATACATTTGCCAAACGTATGAACGCTTCTCCCATGTGGCCATGATACTTGTAAGTTCAAGGTTAACCAATATTCAAAATATTATACTTTTCTAGACACTGTTTGCTTCCTGAATAATTTtttttaacgtttaaaaatatatatatttttttgtctctCTTTCAGGGAAAAATGGTTCTTCAGCTCTCCAAAGAGCCCTCTGCTCGTCTTTTGAAACATGTTGTCCGCTGTTACCTACGTCTGTCAGACAACTCCAGGTATTGAAATCAACTCTTCGACCCGCTGTTGCTTGTCTCGTTTAGCCTAACATATTGGGGAAATGATGTTGGGCACTGAAAACAGTGGATGTGGTCATGGTCTTATCTGGATAGATAATAGATTCTGCTGATAGTGACTTACTCACTATCATAACTAACATGACTTTGTTTTTCTCACCTCTGCCCCCACACCAGAGCCCGAGAGGCCCTCCGTCAGTGTCTACCAGACCAGCTTAAAGATACCACGTTTGCCCAGGTCTTGAAAGACGACACCACCACCAAACGCTGGTTGGCACAGCTGGTGAAGAACTTACAGGAAGGCCAAGTCACAGACCCCAGGGGCATCCCTCTGCCCACACAGTAGCTCTCC
The window above is part of the Oncorhynchus gorbuscha isolate QuinsamMale2020 ecotype Even-year linkage group LG21, OgorEven_v1.0, whole genome shotgun sequence genome. Proteins encoded here:
- the LOC124008224 gene encoding CCR4-NOT transcription complex subunit 9 isoform X1, which translates into the protein MFRTPLVAVTTALAQVDREKIYQWINELSSPETRENALLELSKKRESVPDLAPMLWHSCGTIAALLQEIVNIYPSINPPTLTAHQSNRVCNALALLQCVASHPETRSAFLAAHIPLFLYPFLHTVSKTRPFEYLRLTSLGVIGALVKTDEQEVINFLLTTEIIPLCLRIMESGSELSKTVATFILQKILLDDTGLAYICQTYERFSHVAMILGKMVLQLSKEPSARLLKHVVRCYLRLSDNSSPHTRAREALRQCLPDQLKDTTFAQVLKDDTTTKRWLAQLVKNLQEGQVTDPRGIPLPTQ
- the LOC124008224 gene encoding CCR4-NOT transcription complex subunit 9 isoform X4 yields the protein MLATGAAVTTALAQVDREKIYQWINELSSPETRENALLELSKKRESVPDLAPMLWHSCGTIAALLQEIVNIYPSINPPTLTAHQSNRVCNALALLQCVASHPETRSAFLAAHIPLFLYPFLHTVSKTRPFEYLRLTSLGVIGALVKTDEQEVINFLLTTEIIPLCLRIMESGSELSKTVATFILQKILLDDTGLAYICQTYERFSHVAMILGKMVLQLSKEPSARLLKHVVRCYLRLSDNSRAREALRQCLPDQLKDTTFAQVLKDDTTTKRWLAQLVKNLQEGQVTDPRGIPLPTQ
- the LOC124008224 gene encoding CCR4-NOT transcription complex subunit 9 isoform X2 gives rise to the protein MLATGAAVTTALAQVDREKIYQWINELSSPETRENALLELSKKRESVPDLAPMLWHSCGTIAALLQEIVNIYPSINPPTLTAHQSNRVCNALALLQCVASHPETRSAFLAAHIPLFLYPFLHTVSKTRPFEYLRLTSLGVIGALVKTDEQEVINFLLTTEIIPLCLRIMESGSELSKTVATFILQKILLDDTGLAYICQTYERFSHVAMILGKMVLQLSKEPSARLLKHVVRCYLRLSDNSSPHTRAREALRQCLPDQLKDTTFAQVLKDDTTTKRWLAQLVKNLQEGQVTDPRGIPLPTQ
- the LOC124008224 gene encoding CCR4-NOT transcription complex subunit 9 isoform X3, with protein sequence MFRTPLVAVTTALAQVDREKIYQWINELSSPETRENALLELSKKRESVPDLAPMLWHSCGTIAALLQEIVNIYPSINPPTLTAHQSNRVCNALALLQCVASHPETRSAFLAAHIPLFLYPFLHTVSKTRPFEYLRLTSLGVIGALVKTDEQEVINFLLTTEIIPLCLRIMESGSELSKTVATFILQKILLDDTGLAYICQTYERFSHVAMILGKMVLQLSKEPSARLLKHVVRCYLRLSDNSRAREALRQCLPDQLKDTTFAQVLKDDTTTKRWLAQLVKNLQEGQVTDPRGIPLPTQ